The Rana temporaria chromosome 13, aRanTem1.1, whole genome shotgun sequence genome has a window encoding:
- the NDUFB1 gene encoding NADH dehydrogenase [ubiquinone] 1 beta subcomplex subunit 1: MTPPNSRVDSSSALCRHTSHIGLFSAIMNFVTFVREFWTFSFLPAGMLIGWYFDRRYEEKLSIFRHKSKLFQGELEPKKEES; this comes from the exons ATGACTCCCCCTAATAGCAGAGTGGACTCTTCCAGTGCCCTCTGTAGACATACATCACACATTGGACTGTTCTCTG cTATCATGAACTTTGTGACCTTTGTCCGGGAATTCTGGACCTTCTCCTTCCTGCCGGCTGGAATGCTGATCGGCTGGTATTTTGATCGGCGGTATGAAGAGAAGCTGTCCATCTTCAGACATAAAAGCAAACTCTTCCAAGG GGAGCTTGAGCCAAAAAAAGAAGAGTCGTAG